In one Haloplanus salinus genomic region, the following are encoded:
- a CDS encoding oligopeptide/dipeptide ABC transporter ATP-binding protein — translation MVDAPLLEIDGLEKHFEESSNVFDLLMRRDPSKIQAVDGVSFTLERNDSIAVIGESGCGKTTLLLTLIGLHDITGGDVVYKGTPMSSFDSADWKEYRSNVQVIFQDPFNSLDPKMTVEESLKEPLEIHGVGNRDERVRQVLEDVELRPPEKYLKRKPMNLSGGEKQRVAIGRALVLEPDVILADEPVSMLDVSTQASVLRMLKGLIDDYDASMIYISHDLSTVSYISEVVNVMYLGRIVESAATERLLDDPKHPYTEALVSAIPVPDPHYDRPRTEMSGAPRDPIDLGEGCRFRDRCPKVIPPDDLAVDQAAYREVMAFREALERDELPLDRIRESLDDPGDRDAFAAAIHNDYFSTELSGENAATLDSALAAIAGGDHETAIETLRERFESVCEITPRSIEAEADWHVACHQYYDHDRQVTEDHAITTD, via the coding sequence ATGGTCGACGCTCCCCTGCTCGAAATCGACGGGCTGGAGAAACATTTCGAGGAGAGTTCGAACGTCTTCGACCTGCTCATGCGCCGCGATCCGTCGAAGATTCAGGCCGTCGACGGCGTCTCCTTTACGCTCGAACGCAACGACTCCATCGCCGTCATCGGCGAGAGTGGCTGCGGGAAGACGACGCTACTCCTGACGCTCATCGGCCTCCACGACATCACCGGCGGCGACGTGGTGTACAAGGGGACGCCGATGTCGTCGTTCGACAGCGCCGACTGGAAGGAGTACCGGAGCAACGTGCAGGTGATCTTCCAGGACCCGTTCAACTCGCTGGACCCGAAGATGACCGTCGAGGAGTCGCTGAAGGAGCCGCTCGAAATCCACGGCGTGGGCAACCGCGACGAGCGGGTGCGACAGGTGCTCGAAGACGTCGAACTCCGGCCGCCGGAGAAGTACCTGAAACGCAAGCCGATGAACCTGAGCGGCGGCGAGAAACAGCGCGTCGCCATCGGCCGGGCGCTGGTGCTGGAACCGGACGTCATCCTCGCCGACGAGCCGGTGTCGATGCTCGACGTGTCGACGCAGGCGTCGGTCCTCCGGATGCTCAAGGGACTCATCGACGACTACGACGCCTCGATGATCTACATCTCACACGACCTCTCGACGGTGTCGTACATCTCGGAGGTGGTGAACGTGATGTATCTGGGTCGGATCGTCGAGTCGGCGGCGACGGAGCGACTCCTCGACGACCCCAAACACCCGTACACGGAGGCGCTCGTCTCGGCGATTCCGGTTCCCGACCCCCACTACGACCGCCCGCGGACGGAGATGTCCGGGGCGCCGCGCGATCCGATCGACCTGGGCGAGGGCTGTCGGTTCCGCGACCGGTGTCCGAAGGTGATCCCCCCGGACGACCTGGCGGTCGATCAGGCGGCGTATCGGGAGGTGATGGCCTTCCGCGAGGCGCTCGAACGCGACGAACTCCCGCTCGACCGGATTCGTGAGAGTCTCGACGACCCGGGAGACCGGGACGCGTTCGCCGCCGCCATCCACAACGACTACTTCTCGACGGAGCTGTCGGGCGAGAACGCCGCGACGCTCGACTCGGCGCTCGCGGCCATCGCGGGCGGGGACCACGAGACGGCCATCGAGACCCTCCGCGAGCGCTTCGAGAGCGTCTGCGAGATCACCCCGCGATCCATCGAAGCCGAGGCCGACTGGCACGTCGCCTGCCACCAGTACTACGACCACGACCGACAGGTCACCGAGGACCATGCAATCACGACAGACTGA
- a CDS encoding ABC transporter permease, translating into MSIRDLISSTSATPVDALTSNHIVRNFVGGLRLMLNDRTTAVYFWILVGIAVLGLVGPAIAPYDIEETQYDDETGEVLSAAPPSLDHPLGTTFAGYDVLSRLLVGARPTVITGVLGGGLILTIGTTIGITAGYVGGRTETILMRFTDFAYGVPLIPFGIVMITFLGVGFISSILVIGLILWRGGARVIRAQTLQIKQYPFVKVARATGASRRRIIIKHILPNVAPMAIFFLALGVGYAIMLQASLTFLGVASPFTPSWGVMIRNAFNSGYMSEAWWWSLTPGLLIGITVLSTFMFGRGYEDLITADGESVEADTVAA; encoded by the coding sequence ATGTCAATACGTGACCTGATCTCTTCCACCAGCGCGACGCCGGTGGATGCACTCACCAGCAACCACATCGTCCGTAACTTCGTCGGCGGCCTCCGGTTGATGCTCAACGACCGGACGACCGCCGTCTACTTCTGGATCCTCGTCGGCATCGCGGTCCTCGGCCTCGTCGGCCCCGCCATCGCCCCGTACGATATCGAGGAGACACAGTACGACGACGAGACCGGCGAGGTGTTGAGCGCCGCGCCGCCCTCGCTCGACCATCCGCTCGGGACGACCTTCGCCGGCTACGACGTGCTCTCCCGACTGTTGGTCGGCGCCCGGCCGACCGTGATCACGGGCGTCCTCGGCGGGGGACTGATACTCACCATCGGGACGACCATCGGCATAACCGCGGGGTACGTCGGCGGCCGCACGGAGACGATCCTGATGCGCTTTACCGACTTCGCGTACGGCGTCCCGCTCATCCCCTTCGGCATCGTGATGATCACGTTCCTCGGGGTCGGGTTCATCTCCTCGATCCTCGTCATCGGGTTGATCCTGTGGCGCGGTGGCGCCCGGGTGATACGCGCCCAGACCCTGCAGATCAAGCAGTACCCGTTCGTCAAGGTCGCCAGGGCGACGGGCGCCAGCCGGCGGCGCATCATCATCAAGCATATCCTCCCGAACGTGGCCCCGATGGCCATCTTCTTCCTGGCGCTCGGCGTCGGCTACGCCATCATGCTCCAGGCGAGCCTGACTTTCCTCGGGGTCGCGTCGCCCTTTACCCCGTCGTGGGGCGTCATGATTCGGAACGCCTTCAACTCCGGGTACATGTCAGAGGCGTGGTGGTGGTCGCTCACGCCCGGCCTCCTGATCGGCATCACCGTGCTCTCGACGTTCATGTTCGGACGCGGGTACGAGGACCTCATCACGGCCGACGGCGAGTCGGTCGAAGCGGATACGGTGGCTGCCTGA
- a CDS encoding ABC transporter substrate-binding protein, whose translation MSCDNDSDGGGLNRRSVLKAIGVAGAAGLAGCGGQSGGGGGGGDGGGGGDGGGGSGGELGERVSTLQMEYWSDYGGFTTTQEQMAPIISSGAEELGVGMEIVPVSITTQLSQMANDSNRQNNISFTWWVPAADRLDPQELLNNMRLDWAGANGQSNYSNYADCEYTRLLLEQTTAETPEERQQGMHETIARLSEDCAIGNLAPVANIGAWRTDMVEMDGIGNGGIARSNAEWAFKSSTSGGEDMIVAINPIATETSNWLTHSASMPEAMWQHMIHSPIHKYNENFELTELLGSVDVVDSQEIVVELFDDAQFTNGDPITSEDVKFTFEQIQRGGEAGAYPGAAPVPYDAIETPDEKTVRFTFTEPYIPFARTTLMRWGILHKASFEEAGAVENPGGAQFETPIVSSGPLEVTELQRGQRVVTEPHAGHPTYEASQPIIFEAYRNEETMITALEAGECMITPEISPPNAERVNNEISNAQAEFAATHTSYNLQYVCHTAPCKFPEFRKAIDAAVNRQQMIDVALAGEVEPEMYPTYISKNHPMYPPEDMLSGWAESPQGSPDVARQLLEDEGWAWDNNGNLHYPPDADLDPLWPQGEVPSAEDFPCIEELGLDP comes from the coding sequence ATGTCATGCGATAACGACTCGGACGGTGGCGGTCTCAACCGCCGCTCTGTGCTGAAAGCAATCGGCGTTGCGGGTGCGGCCGGGCTCGCCGGGTGTGGTGGGCAATCCGGCGGTGGCGGTGGCGGTGGCGACGGCGGCGGGGGTGGCGATGGCGGTGGCGGCTCCGGCGGTGAACTCGGCGAACGCGTCTCGACGCTCCAGATGGAGTACTGGTCGGACTACGGCGGCTTCACGACCACCCAGGAGCAGATGGCGCCGATCATCTCCAGCGGCGCCGAAGAACTCGGCGTCGGGATGGAAATCGTCCCGGTGAGCATCACGACACAGCTCTCACAGATGGCGAACGACTCCAACCGCCAGAACAACATCTCCTTCACTTGGTGGGTGCCCGCGGCCGACCGCCTCGACCCCCAGGAACTGCTGAACAACATGCGGCTGGACTGGGCCGGGGCCAACGGGCAGAGCAACTACTCCAACTACGCGGACTGTGAGTACACCCGGCTGCTCCTCGAACAGACGACGGCGGAGACGCCCGAGGAGCGCCAGCAGGGTATGCACGAGACCATCGCCCGGCTGTCCGAGGACTGCGCCATCGGCAACCTCGCGCCGGTCGCCAACATCGGCGCCTGGCGGACCGACATGGTGGAAATGGACGGCATCGGCAACGGCGGGATCGCCCGCTCGAACGCCGAGTGGGCGTTCAAATCCAGTACGTCGGGGGGCGAGGACATGATCGTGGCGATCAACCCCATCGCCACCGAGACGTCGAACTGGCTGACCCACTCCGCCTCGATGCCCGAGGCGATGTGGCAGCACATGATCCACTCGCCGATCCACAAGTACAACGAGAACTTCGAGCTGACCGAACTGCTCGGCTCCGTCGACGTCGTCGACTCCCAGGAGATCGTCGTCGAACTGTTCGACGACGCGCAGTTCACCAACGGCGACCCGATCACCTCCGAGGACGTGAAGTTCACGTTCGAGCAGATCCAGCGCGGCGGCGAGGCCGGCGCGTACCCGGGCGCCGCGCCCGTCCCGTACGACGCCATCGAGACGCCGGACGAGAAGACGGTCCGCTTCACCTTCACGGAGCCGTACATCCCCTTCGCCCGCACGACGCTGATGCGGTGGGGTATCCTCCACAAGGCCTCGTTCGAGGAGGCGGGCGCGGTCGAGAACCCCGGCGGCGCCCAGTTCGAGACGCCCATCGTCTCCTCCGGCCCGCTCGAAGTGACGGAGCTGCAGCGTGGCCAGCGCGTCGTCACCGAACCCCACGCCGGCCACCCGACCTACGAGGCCAGTCAGCCGATCATCTTCGAGGCCTACCGCAACGAGGAGACGATGATCACCGCGCTCGAAGCCGGCGAATGTATGATCACCCCGGAGATTTCGCCGCCGAACGCCGAGCGCGTCAACAACGAGATCAGCAACGCGCAGGCGGAGTTCGCCGCGACCCACACCTCCTACAACCTGCAGTACGTCTGCCACACGGCGCCGTGTAAGTTCCCCGAGTTCCGCAAGGCCATCGACGCGGCCGTGAACCGCCAGCAGATGATCGACGTGGCGCTGGCCGGCGAGGTGGAGCCGGAGATGTACCCGACGTACATCTCGAAGAACCACCCGATGTACCCGCCCGAGGACATGCTCTCGGGCTGGGCCGAGTCGCCGCAGGGCAGCCCGGACGTCGCCCGCCAACTGCTCGAAGACGAGGGCTGGGCCTGGGACAACAACGGCAACCTCCACTACCCGCCGGACGCGGACCTCGACCCGCTGTGGCCCCAGGGCGAGGTACCGTCGGCCGAGGACTTCCCCTGCATCGAGGAACTGGGTCTCGACCCGTAG
- a CDS encoding ABC transporter ATP-binding protein gives MTEPLLEVEDLTIRYETDGGDLTAVSGASFSIDDGEFFGLAGESGSGKSTTAKAIIGGLDDNGRVDGGTIRYRGEEIQAFTEKQLNKQLRWKEISWIPQSSMNSLDPLQRVSEQAAEIGRVHTDLSNAEIREKLKEMFAVVGLQESRIDDYPHQFSGGMQQRAIIALALFLEPSLVIADEPTTALDVIMQDQIFKYLDRMKDDAETSLLLITHDISVIFESCDSVAIMHASQIAERGSTEAVHDNPRHPYAFMFKEAFPDIREPERELEVIDGYPPELIGEVSACSFADRCPWAEAECRESAPPLDPVGDDDATHAASCVRADEAYELYEKHGATDPAAPGQGDD, from the coding sequence ATGACCGAACCACTACTCGAGGTCGAAGACCTCACCATCCGGTACGAGACGGACGGCGGCGACCTGACCGCGGTGTCGGGCGCCTCCTTCAGCATCGACGACGGCGAGTTCTTCGGTCTCGCCGGCGAGTCCGGCTCCGGTAAGAGCACCACCGCCAAGGCGATCATCGGGGGCCTCGACGACAACGGCCGCGTCGACGGCGGGACGATCCGGTACCGCGGCGAGGAGATTCAGGCTTTCACCGAGAAACAGCTCAACAAGCAGCTCCGGTGGAAGGAGATCTCCTGGATCCCTCAGAGCTCGATGAACAGTCTCGACCCGCTTCAGCGGGTGAGCGAGCAGGCGGCCGAAATCGGGCGCGTCCACACCGACCTCTCGAACGCGGAGATCCGCGAGAAGCTGAAAGAGATGTTCGCCGTGGTCGGGCTTCAGGAGAGCCGGATCGACGACTACCCACACCAGTTCTCCGGCGGGATGCAACAGCGGGCGATCATCGCGCTCGCGCTGTTTCTCGAACCCAGCCTCGTCATCGCCGACGAGCCGACGACGGCCCTCGACGTGATCATGCAGGACCAGATCTTCAAGTATCTCGACCGGATGAAAGACGACGCCGAGACGAGCCTCCTGCTCATCACCCACGACATCAGCGTGATCTTCGAGTCCTGTGACAGCGTGGCGATCATGCACGCCAGTCAGATCGCCGAGCGTGGCTCGACGGAGGCGGTCCACGACAACCCGCGTCACCCCTACGCGTTCATGTTCAAGGAGGCGTTCCCGGACATCCGCGAGCCGGAACGGGAACTGGAGGTGATCGACGGCTACCCGCCCGAACTGATCGGCGAGGTGTCGGCGTGTAGCTTCGCCGACCGGTGTCCGTGGGCCGAAGCGGAGTGTCGCGAGAGCGCGCCGCCGCTCGACCCCGTCGGCGACGACGACGCCACCCACGCCGCGTCGTGTGTCCGCGCCGACGAGGCGTACGAACTGTACGAGAAGCACGGGGCGACCGACCCGGCCGCGCCGGGACAGGGGGACGACTGA
- a CDS encoding amidase codes for MRHLTADELVTLGERFDVDVDADRAADLTGTVNAMLDDLDALDDLAPVADAPSPTGADPGARTWSDPVDDPHGAVAADCSVPPSAAGHLDGVAVGIKDVVAVAGVPMRCGSATMRGFVPATDATVVDRLRAAGAAITAKTACDEFAGSARGTTGHGAPITNPHDDERTAGGSSGGSAAAVASGRVDAALGTDTGGSVRIPASFCGVVGYKPTYGLVPLTGVVENTYTQDHVGTFTEGLDDAAALVAAMAGADESDPASLAAAGRSGYRVGGYRDAVADPPAPADLRIGVLAEGTGEGVADRVEERTDTAVDALADAGADVHTVSVPSFHDGRPIKNALSFVELATHWRDGAAPYRRGGVDETLQTGFARARAAASGELSDFYTSKLLAGAQVVDAHDGRPYVRAQAARERLRGAFEDALDGVDALLLPTMPDVAPRIDSVGDWSYDYARNTRAANVTRLPAVTVPNGRVAGLPVGLQLMGPAFDDARLLSVAAAVESTIRDGPS; via the coding sequence ATGCGACATCTTACCGCGGACGAACTGGTGACGCTCGGCGAGCGGTTCGACGTCGACGTCGACGCCGACCGGGCCGCCGACCTCACGGGGACGGTCAACGCGATGCTCGACGACCTCGACGCCCTCGACGACCTCGCTCCCGTCGCGGACGCGCCGTCGCCGACGGGCGCCGACCCCGGGGCACGCACCTGGAGTGATCCGGTCGACGACCCACACGGCGCCGTCGCGGCCGACTGTTCGGTGCCGCCGTCGGCGGCCGGCCATCTGGACGGCGTCGCGGTCGGAATCAAGGACGTCGTCGCCGTCGCCGGCGTCCCCATGCGCTGTGGGTCGGCGACGATGCGGGGGTTCGTCCCCGCGACGGACGCGACGGTCGTCGACCGGTTGCGGGCGGCCGGCGCCGCCATCACGGCCAAGACGGCCTGCGACGAGTTCGCGGGGAGCGCCCGCGGGACGACCGGTCACGGCGCGCCGATAACGAACCCGCACGACGACGAGCGGACGGCCGGCGGCTCCTCCGGCGGGAGCGCCGCCGCGGTGGCGAGCGGCCGGGTCGACGCCGCCCTCGGCACCGACACCGGCGGCTCCGTCCGCATCCCCGCGTCGTTCTGTGGCGTCGTCGGCTACAAACCGACCTACGGGCTCGTCCCGCTGACCGGCGTCGTCGAGAACACCTACACGCAGGACCACGTCGGGACGTTCACCGAGGGCCTCGACGACGCGGCGGCCCTCGTCGCGGCGATGGCAGGGGCCGACGAGTCGGACCCCGCGAGCCTGGCAGCGGCCGGCCGCTCGGGGTACCGCGTCGGCGGCTACCGCGACGCCGTCGCCGACCCGCCCGCCCCGGCCGACCTCCGGATCGGCGTCCTCGCGGAGGGGACGGGCGAGGGGGTCGCGGACCGCGTCGAGGAACGCACCGACACGGCCGTCGACGCGCTCGCGGACGCCGGCGCCGACGTTCACACGGTCTCGGTCCCGTCCTTTCACGACGGTCGGCCGATCAAGAACGCGCTGAGCTTCGTCGAACTCGCGACCCACTGGCGGGACGGCGCCGCGCCGTACCGCCGTGGCGGCGTCGACGAGACGCTCCAGACCGGGTTCGCGCGGGCGCGAGCCGCGGCCAGCGGCGAGTTGAGCGACTTCTATACGAGCAAACTGCTCGCGGGCGCGCAGGTCGTCGACGCCCACGACGGCCGACCGTACGTCCGCGCCCAGGCCGCCCGTGAACGGCTCCGTGGCGCCTTCGAGGACGCCCTCGACGGCGTCGACGCCCTCCTCCTGCCGACGATGCCGGACGTGGCGCCGCGGATCGATTCGGTCGGCGACTGGTCGTACGACTACGCCCGGAACACGCGCGCCGCGAACGTCACCCGCCTCCCCGCGGTGACGGTGCCGAACGGCCGCGTGGCGGGGCTTCCGGTCGGCCTGCAGTTGATGGGGCCGGCGTTCGACGACGCCCGCCTCCTCTCGGTCGCGGCGGCAGTCGAATCGACGATCCGAGACGGACCGTCGTAG
- a CDS encoding Zn-dependent hydrolase translates to MRIDIDRDRLVETMEEQAAIGGTEGGGLHRLTLSDADAEARDWFADCAAGMGLDLRVDAFGNMFARREGADPDAEPVLVGSHLDSQPYGGIFDGALGVVAAIEFVRTLDDYGIETERPVEVVNWTNEEGSRFPPAMQGSGVWAGAHDIEAEYEKTDADGARLVDELERIGYRGADPAEPREPYHAYLELHPEQGPFLEETGADVGIVTGIVGLRWAEVTFEGQANHSGTTPMHYRDDALVAAADVVTAIRRLPGSLGERTVATVGSLTVEPNSVNIVPETVRFTTDIRDPDEATLDRGVERMEAEVAAAADREGVDYEVEHTMRAASVDFPDRPVEAVAEAAADLGYDGRRMVSGAGHDATHAASVCETAMVFSVSEDGKSHTEDEFTSWADCYSSASVLANAALDLAGRVD, encoded by the coding sequence ATGCGTATCGATATCGACCGCGACCGGCTCGTCGAGACGATGGAGGAACAGGCGGCCATCGGCGGCACGGAGGGTGGCGGCCTGCATCGACTCACCCTCTCCGACGCCGACGCGGAGGCTCGCGACTGGTTCGCCGACTGCGCCGCCGGGATGGGGCTGGACCTGCGGGTCGACGCCTTCGGCAACATGTTCGCCCGGCGCGAGGGCGCCGACCCCGACGCCGAACCGGTACTCGTGGGCTCACATCTCGACTCCCAACCTTACGGCGGCATCTTCGACGGTGCGCTCGGCGTGGTCGCCGCCATCGAGTTCGTCCGGACGCTCGACGACTACGGCATCGAGACCGAGCGTCCGGTCGAGGTGGTCAACTGGACCAACGAGGAGGGGTCGCGGTTCCCGCCGGCGATGCAGGGGAGCGGCGTCTGGGCCGGCGCCCACGACATCGAGGCGGAGTACGAGAAGACCGACGCCGACGGCGCTCGGTTGGTGGACGAACTCGAACGGATCGGCTACCGAGGGGCCGATCCCGCCGAGCCCCGCGAGCCGTACCACGCGTATCTCGAACTCCACCCCGAACAGGGGCCGTTTCTCGAGGAGACGGGCGCCGACGTGGGCATCGTCACCGGAATCGTCGGTCTGCGGTGGGCGGAAGTGACCTTCGAGGGGCAGGCCAACCACTCGGGAACGACGCCGATGCATTACCGCGACGACGCGCTGGTCGCGGCCGCGGACGTGGTGACCGCGATCCGACGGCTCCCGGGGTCGCTCGGGGAGCGGACCGTCGCGACCGTCGGCTCCCTGACCGTCGAGCCGAACTCGGTCAACATCGTCCCCGAGACGGTGCGGTTCACGACGGACATCCGCGACCCCGACGAGGCGACCCTCGACCGGGGGGTCGAGCGGATGGAGGCCGAAGTCGCGGCGGCGGCCGACCGCGAGGGTGTCGACTACGAGGTCGAACACACGATGCGGGCGGCGAGCGTCGACTTCCCCGACCGTCCGGTCGAGGCCGTCGCGGAGGCGGCCGCCGATCTCGGCTACGACGGCCGCCGGATGGTGAGCGGCGCCGGCCACGACGCCACCCACGCCGCGTCGGTCTGTGAGACGGCGATGGTCTTCTCGGTCAGCGAGGACGGCAAGAGCCACACGGAAGACGAGTTCACGAGCTGGGCGGACTGCTACAGTTCGGCGTCCGTGCTGGCGAACGCGGCGCTGGACCTCGCCGGACGCGTCGACTGA
- a CDS encoding ABC transporter permease, which yields MKRYVLVRSIQTVFTLWLVLTALFVMFRSMPGDFTAQMAVAGANQEALAALRAKWGLDQPLYVQYWRYISNLAQGSLGESPVYRVPVWEFVKMRIFNTFILVAPAMTFTYILGALIGTIAGSKRGSRLEKLGLIPVIGAGSFPAFFISIVLIVVFASWLNLFPTSGMLSAGGSDAGTWWGPYVTPDFGIHYVLPFVAVVCRYLFIPSLIMRTSVVEVMGQDYTEYHRLTGLPTGKRLRHVAKHASLPVITIYPVSLARALGGLVLVETVFNWPGIGFTLVEAVLGRDYPVVQFVFFVVAAFVIISNFLIDLLYGVIDPRIRVED from the coding sequence ATGAAGCGGTACGTCCTCGTCCGGAGCATCCAGACGGTGTTCACGCTGTGGCTGGTGCTCACCGCCCTCTTCGTGATGTTCCGGTCGATGCCCGGCGACTTCACCGCCCAGATGGCGGTCGCGGGCGCCAACCAGGAAGCGCTCGCAGCGTTGCGCGCGAAGTGGGGCCTCGACCAGCCGCTCTACGTCCAGTACTGGCGGTACATCTCCAACCTCGCCCAGGGTAGCCTCGGCGAGTCGCCGGTCTACCGCGTCCCCGTCTGGGAGTTCGTCAAGATGCGCATCTTCAACACGTTCATCCTCGTCGCTCCCGCGATGACGTTCACCTACATCCTCGGGGCCCTCATCGGCACGATAGCGGGGAGCAAGCGAGGGAGCCGGCTCGAGAAGCTCGGCCTCATCCCCGTCATCGGCGCGGGGTCTTTCCCGGCCTTCTTCATCTCCATCGTCCTGATCGTCGTGTTCGCGAGCTGGCTCAACCTGTTCCCGACGTCCGGGATGCTGTCGGCCGGCGGCAGCGATGCCGGAACGTGGTGGGGACCGTACGTCACGCCCGACTTCGGGATTCACTACGTGCTGCCCTTCGTGGCGGTGGTCTGTCGGTATCTGTTCATCCCCTCGCTGATCATGCGGACGAGCGTCGTCGAAGTGATGGGACAGGACTACACGGAGTATCACCGCCTGACCGGGCTGCCGACCGGCAAGCGCCTCCGCCACGTCGCCAAACACGCCAGCCTGCCGGTGATCACCATCTACCCCGTCTCGCTGGCGCGGGCGCTCGGCGGCCTCGTGCTGGTCGAAACCGTGTTCAACTGGCCGGGCATCGGCTTCACGCTCGTCGAAGCCGTCCTCGGCCGTGACTATCCGGTCGTTCAGTTCGTGTTCTTCGTGGTCGCGGCCTTCGTCATCATCTCGAACTTCCTGATCGACCTGCTGTACGGGGTGATCGACCCCCGCATCCGCGTCGAGGACTGA
- a CDS encoding thioredoxin family protein: protein MSSSDAVDQLIERDVFEAVDADGLRPTESFREAVDRHRRTLSDRDPDERGAAVGALTDDPETTDAFAAAGVTDPDFLARYVALRNRTTDLSPAQALTLTVVIGQFETGAPRADGAPAAFLAVDGADLVRLVALHERCVVYAWREDCPPCDAIRSDFDDLFGDEPPGDLLLLAVYGPDCPRLLDREFDVSGAPTTLFTLDGRVDSRFVGAPSTEGLTNEIETLRERTPPSAE, encoded by the coding sequence ATGTCCTCATCCGACGCCGTCGACCAACTCATCGAGCGCGACGTGTTCGAGGCCGTCGACGCCGACGGCCTGCGCCCAACCGAGTCGTTCCGGGAAGCGGTCGACCGGCACCGACGGACGCTCTCGGACCGCGACCCGGACGAGCGGGGCGCGGCCGTCGGGGCACTCACCGACGATCCGGAGACGACGGACGCCTTCGCGGCGGCCGGCGTCACCGATCCGGACTTCCTCGCGCGCTACGTCGCCCTCCGGAACCGGACGACCGACCTCTCGCCCGCGCAGGCGCTCACGCTCACGGTCGTGATCGGGCAGTTCGAGACGGGGGCGCCCCGCGCCGACGGCGCGCCCGCGGCGTTTCTCGCCGTCGACGGCGCGGACCTCGTCCGCCTCGTCGCGCTCCACGAGCGCTGTGTCGTGTACGCGTGGCGCGAGGACTGCCCGCCCTGTGACGCGATCCGGTCGGATTTCGACGACCTGTTCGGCGACGAGCCGCCGGGCGACCTCCTCTTGCTCGCAGTGTACGGCCCGGACTGTCCCCGGCTGCTGGATCGGGAGTTCGACGTGAGCGGCGCGCCGACGACCCTGTTTACGCTCGACGGTCGCGTCGACTCCCGGTTCGTCGGCGCGCCGTCGACGGAGGGACTCACGAACGAAATCGAGACGCTCCGGGAGCGGACGCCGCCGTCGGCGGAGTAG
- a CDS encoding lipoate--protein ligase family protein produces the protein MDGSEEPLADREWRLIREEAWSGAMNMALDEVAAETAAAGGPRTLRVYRWEPSTLSLGYRQDPDTVDWDYCEREGIGVTRRPTGGGGIYHDSRGDISYTVVAPADELPGDLVESYHLLCVPILDAFERMGVPARFAETERPAAHQPACYLRELHPAHDVVVATAGTERKVSGNAQHRRTDAVVQHGSLTYAVRPERHLAVFADAGVTPAAFRERVTGVADHADVSRSDGVERLEAALADWADATEGAWTDDELERARELAEEKYASDGWTRRRPGRR, from the coding sequence ATGGACGGGAGCGAGGAACCGCTCGCCGACCGCGAGTGGCGGCTGATCCGCGAGGAGGCGTGGTCGGGGGCGATGAACATGGCGCTCGACGAGGTGGCGGCCGAGACGGCCGCCGCGGGCGGTCCCCGAACCCTCCGGGTGTACCGCTGGGAGCCGAGCACCCTCTCGCTCGGCTATCGCCAGGACCCGGATACCGTCGACTGGGACTACTGCGAGCGCGAAGGGATCGGCGTCACGCGCCGCCCGACCGGCGGCGGCGGCATCTACCACGACAGCCGCGGCGACATCTCCTACACGGTCGTGGCGCCCGCCGACGAACTCCCCGGCGACCTCGTGGAGTCCTACCACCTCCTCTGTGTCCCGATCCTCGACGCCTTCGAGCGCATGGGCGTCCCCGCCCGTTTCGCGGAGACGGAACGCCCGGCCGCCCACCAGCCCGCGTGTTACCTGCGCGAACTCCACCCCGCACACGACGTGGTCGTGGCGACGGCGGGGACGGAGCGCAAGGTGAGCGGCAACGCCCAGCACCGCCGGACCGACGCCGTCGTGCAACACGGCTCGCTCACGTACGCGGTCCGGCCCGAACGACACCTCGCCGTCTTCGCCGACGCGGGCGTGACGCCGGCGGCGTTCCGGGAGCGCGTGACGGGCGTCGCGGACCACGCCGACGTGAGTCGGTCGGACGGGGTCGAGCGGTTGGAGGCGGCGCTTGCGGACTGGGCGGACGCCACGGAGGGCGCCTGGACCGACGACGAACTCGAACGGGCACGCGAACTGGCGGAGGAGAAGTACGCGAGCGACGGGTGGACGCGCCGGCGGCCGGGCCGGCGTTAG